The sequence below is a genomic window from Rhodococcus sp. 4CII.
GTCGACGGACTCGCCCTCACCCTCGCCACCCCCGAGGCGATGGCGCCCGCGGTCAAGAGCGCGCAGGACGCCGGTATCCCGATCTCCGCGTTCAACGCCGGGTACGGCGCCTGGAAGGACATGGGCGTCGCCCAGTACTTCGGGCAGGACGAGACCATCGCCGGCCAGGCCGCAGGGAACCGGCTGAACGACGACGGCGCCAAGCACGTCATCTGCGTCATCCAGCAGCAGGGACAGATTCAGCTCGAATCCCGTTGCGCCGGTGTCAAGCAGACCTTCCGCGGCACCTTCGAGACGCTCAACGTGAACGGTGAGGACATGCCGTCGGTGAACTCGACGATCGCCGCCAAACTCCAGCAGGATCCGTCCATCGACGGCGTACTCACGCTGGGCGCCCCGATCGCCCTCACCGCCGTCCAGTCCGTCGGGAACGCGGGTAGCCCGGCCAAGGTCTTCACGTTCGACACCAACGCCGCACTCGTCGACGCCATCTCCGACGGCAGTGTGCAGTGGGCGATCGACCAGCAGCCGTACCTGCAGGGCTACCTGGCCATCGACTCGCTGTGGCTGTACCTGAACAACGGGAACGTCATCGGGGGCGGCGGGCCCACGCTGACCGGGCCGTCGTTCATCGACAAGACCAACATCGACAAGGTCGCCGAGTACGCCAAGGCCGGAACCCGCTGAGCACGGCACTGCCGGCGTAACGGAAGGAAAGTCATGTCCACACAGCAAGATCTGGACCTTGCCAGTCACAAGGTCGTCACCGACGAACGGGTGAAGGAGCAAAAACGCCTGCAGCGGCTGCTCGTCCGCCCGGAAGTCGGGTCCCTGTTCGGTGCGATCGCCATCTTCATCTTCTTCATGATCGTCGCACCCCCGTTCCGCAGCCCCGAAGCCCTGGCCACCGTGCTCTACGCCAGCTCCACCATCGGGATCATGGCCTGCGCGGTCGCACTGCTGATGATCGGCGGCGAATTCGACCTCTCCGCCGGCGTCGCCGTCACCACCAGTTCCCTCGCCGCGTCGATGATCGCCTACAACCTGCACCTGAACCTGTGGGCCGGGGCGGCGCTCGCGCTGGTCGTCTCGCTCGCGGTCGGGTTCTTCAACGGCTACCTGGTGATGAAGACGAAAATCCCCAGCTTCCTGATCACCCTGAGCTCATTCCTGATGCTCACCGGCATCAACCTGGCGGTCACCAAACTGATCACCGGTCAGGTCGCCACCCCCAGCGTCTCCGACATGCAGGGCTTCGACTCCGCCAAGAAGGTGTTCGCGTCCTCGTTCGTCGTCGGCGGCGTGTCCATTCGGATCACCGTGGTGTGGTGGCTGCTGTTCACCGCCATCGCCACCTGGGTGCTGTTCAAGACCCGGATCGGGAACTGGATCTTCGCCGTCGGCGGCAACCAGGACTCCGCCCGCGCGATCGGTGTCCCGGTCACCAAGGTCAAGATCGGGTTGTTCATGACCGTCGGGTTCGCCGCCTGGTTCGTCGGCATGCACCTGCTGTTCTCGTTCAACACGGTCCAGTCGGGTCAGGGTATCGGCAACGAGTTCCTCTACATCATCGCCGCGGTCATCGGCGGCTGCCTGCTCACCGGCGGCTACGGCACCGCGATCGGCGCCGCGATCGGCGCGTTCATTTTCGGCATGACGAACCAGGGCATCGTCTACGCCGGCTGGAACCCGGACTGGTTCAAGTTCTTCCTCGGCGCGATGCTGCTGTTCGCCGTCATCGCCAACAACGCCTTCCGCAACTACGCCGCCAAGAGGTGACCGCATGAGTACCATCGAACAGATGCCCGTCGATACCGAACCCGGTGGTGGAGGCAAGATCCCGCTCATCGAGCTCAAACACGTCGGCAAGCAGTACGGCAACATCATCGCCCTCGAGGACATCAACCTGCGGGTGCGGGCCGGCGAGGTCACCGGTGTGCTCGGCGACAACGGCGCAGGCAAATCCACCCTGATCAAGATCATCGCCGGCCTGCACCAGCAGAGCTCGGGTGAGCTGCTCGTCGACGGCGAATCCATCACGTTCGACTCCCCGAAGGAGGCCCTGTCCAAGGGCATCGCCACCGTCTACCAGGATCTCGCCGTGGTGTCGCTGATGCCGGTGTGGCGGAACTTCTTCCTCGGGCAGGAACTGCGGAAGGGGCCGCTGAAGTCCCTCGACGCCAACGCGATGCGGGCCACCACCAAATCGGAACTGTCGAAGATGGGCATCGACCTGCCCGACGTCGACGCCCCCATCGGGTCGCTGTCCGGTGGTCAGCGCCAATGCGTGGCGATCGCCCGGGCGATCTTCTTCGGCGCCCGGGTACTGATCCTCGACGAGCCCACCGCCGCCCTGGGCGTCAAGCAGTCCGGGATGGTGCTGCGCTACATCTCCGCGGCCAAGGAACAAGGGTTCGGGGTCGTGTTCATCACCCACAACCCGCACCACGCGTACATGGTCGGCGACCACTTCGTGCTCCTCAACCGCGGCCGCCAGAAGCTGGACTGCACCTACGACGAGATCAGCCTCGAAGAACTCACCCAGCAGATGGCCGGCGGCGACGAACTCGAAGCCCTCACCCACGAATTGCGGCGTTAGGAACCGACAGAACGATGCGCCCGGCACGAGTGCCGGGCGCATCGTTCGTCTCTCGGGAAGATCAGACCTTCGCCTTCGCTTTCGCCCGAGCGAGCGCGACGTCCTCCTTGTCGAGGTCGAGCAGCGGGGTGCGGGAGTTCTCCTTGGCGGTGGAGGCGGACACCGCGGCGATGAGCGCGCAGACGGCGGTGAAGATCGCCACGGGCACCCAGTTCTTGGGGTCGCCGCCGCGGAGGGCCTGGGCGATGGTGGGCGCGAACCCGGCGAGAGCGAATCCGAGCTGCGTGCCGATCGCCATGCCGGAGTACCGAACCCGCGACGAGAACATCTCGGCGTAGAACGCGGGCCAGATTGCATTGGTTCCGGCGTAGACGCCGCCCATCAGCAGAATGCCGGCCAGGAAGATCAGCGTGACGTTGCCGGTGCCGATGGCCGAGAAGTACAGGAAGATCCCGGCGGCCGAGCCGATCGCGCCGCCGATGAACACCGGCTTGCGGCCGATGCGGTCGGACAGCATCCCGAGGAGCGGCTGGGACACCAGGGCGACGGCGTTGGCGGCGATCGCGACCCACAGCATGGTGGTGCGGCTCATCCCGATCTCCGGGGTGGTGGCGTAGGCGAGGCCGAACACGGAGAACACGGTGCTGACGACGGCGATGAAGGCGCAGAACACGACGCGCAGAACGTCGCGCCAGTGCGTGCGGAAGAGATCGACGACGGGTAGCGGGGCGGGGGCCTCGTCCAGGGCCTCCTTGTTGGCGATGAAGATCTCGGGCTCTTCGAGCTTGCGCCGCACGATGTACGCGACGACGAGGACGAGGAGGCTGCACCAGAACGGGACGCGCCAGCCCCAGCTGTAGAGGGTCTCGTCGGGCAGTGCCGCGACGGGGATGAACGCGAGGCTGGCGACGATGAAGCCGGCCTGGGTGCCGGTGAGCGTCCAGCTGCAGAAGAAGCCGCGCCGGTGGGCGGGGGAGTGCTCGAGGGTGAGCGATCCCGCACCCGACTGTTCGCCGGCCGCCGAGACGCCCTGGCAGATGCGCAGGAGCACCAGAAGCGCCGGGCCGACCATCCCGGCCTGTTCGGACGACGGGAGACAGCCGATCAGGAAGGTGACGACGCCCATGAGCACCAGGCAGAACATCATCACCTTCTTGCGTCCGGCGCGGTCGCCGAAGTGCCCGACGAACACGGCGCCGACGGGGCGGGCGATGTAGGAGATGCCGAAGGTGGCCAGCGACAGCAGCAGCGGATTCTTCGATCCTTCGAAGAACACGTGCGGGAACACCAGCGCGGCAGCCGAGGCGAAAATGTAGAAGTCGTAGTACTCGAGCAGGCTGCCGAAGAAGGCGGCCTTCGCGGCCTTCTTCGCGTTGGTCGGATCGGCGTTGGGGTCGACGGGGGAGCGGCCGTTGCCGTCACCGTTTCGACCGGAGACTCCGGTGCCGTAGTCGATGGTCATCGATACTCCTGGGGAGCGAGGAATGTGAACACTGGCGGCTCGAAATGAGCAGGTGTTCGTAGGTCGTGTAAGCAAGGTAACCCAGGTCACAGCCTCACGTCAATAATGGTCGAAATAGTTAGTTCATACTTTTCCGGGCTGCTGCAGGTAGGCCAGGACGACGTCGCCGATCATCGCGCGCAGGTGGGGACGGTTCTCCGCGCCGGTCAGATCCCAGTCGAACAGCGCCTTGAACGTGTACCGATTCGCCACCCGGAAGACGCAGTACGAGCTGATGAGCATGTGGATGTCCAGCGCCGTCGTGTCGGTGCGGAAGATGCCCGCCTCCTGTCCTCGCTGGAGAATCCGCTCGAGCGTGCGGATCGCCGGCGCCTGCGTCTCGGGAAGCCCCTCGGCCTGGACGAGGTTGACGCCCCGATTCGTGTTCTCGATCGCGACCAGTCGGATGAAGTCCGGGTGCGCCTCGTGATGGTCGAACGTCAGCTCGGCCAGCGCGCGGATCGCCTCGGTCGGTTCGAGGTGGTCGACGTCGAGCTGGGACTCCTCGTATCGGATCTCCTCATAGGCGCGCTGCAGAACCGCCCGGTACAGGCCGTCCTTGTCGCCGAAGTAGTAGTAGAGCATCCGCTTCGTGGTTGCGGTCTTGGCCGCGATCTCGTCGATGCGCGCCCCGGTCAGGCCCTTGTCGGCGAACTCCGTCATCGCCACCCGCAGGATGTTCTCCCGCGTCTTCT
It includes:
- a CDS encoding ABC transporter permease — encoded protein: MSTQQDLDLASHKVVTDERVKEQKRLQRLLVRPEVGSLFGAIAIFIFFMIVAPPFRSPEALATVLYASSTIGIMACAVALLMIGGEFDLSAGVAVTTSSLAASMIAYNLHLNLWAGAALALVVSLAVGFFNGYLVMKTKIPSFLITLSSFLMLTGINLAVTKLITGQVATPSVSDMQGFDSAKKVFASSFVVGGVSIRITVVWWLLFTAIATWVLFKTRIGNWIFAVGGNQDSARAIGVPVTKVKIGLFMTVGFAAWFVGMHLLFSFNTVQSGQGIGNEFLYIIAAVIGGCLLTGGYGTAIGAAIGAFIFGMTNQGIVYAGWNPDWFKFFLGAMLLFAVIANNAFRNYAAKR
- a CDS encoding substrate-binding domain-containing protein, whose protein sequence is MNFPNRRRAVVLACASALVVSLAACSSTGGKPDSSGSGIGAGSADTPRITIAMVTHAAPGDTFWDLIRTGAQDAADKDNVELKYSSDPQAPNQANLVQTAIDSKVDGLALTLATPEAMAPAVKSAQDAGIPISAFNAGYGAWKDMGVAQYFGQDETIAGQAAGNRLNDDGAKHVICVIQQQGQIQLESRCAGVKQTFRGTFETLNVNGEDMPSVNSTIAAKLQQDPSIDGVLTLGAPIALTAVQSVGNAGSPAKVFTFDTNAALVDAISDGSVQWAIDQQPYLQGYLAIDSLWLYLNNGNVIGGGGPTLTGPSFIDKTNIDKVAEYAKAGTR
- a CDS encoding MFS transporter, translated to MTIDYGTGVSGRNGDGNGRSPVDPNADPTNAKKAAKAAFFGSLLEYYDFYIFASAAALVFPHVFFEGSKNPLLLSLATFGISYIARPVGAVFVGHFGDRAGRKKVMMFCLVLMGVVTFLIGCLPSSEQAGMVGPALLVLLRICQGVSAAGEQSGAGSLTLEHSPAHRRGFFCSWTLTGTQAGFIVASLAFIPVAALPDETLYSWGWRVPFWCSLLVLVVAYIVRRKLEEPEIFIANKEALDEAPAPLPVVDLFRTHWRDVLRVVFCAFIAVVSTVFSVFGLAYATTPEIGMSRTTMLWVAIAANAVALVSQPLLGMLSDRIGRKPVFIGGAIGSAAGIFLYFSAIGTGNVTLIFLAGILLMGGVYAGTNAIWPAFYAEMFSSRVRYSGMAIGTQLGFALAGFAPTIAQALRGGDPKNWVPVAIFTAVCALIAAVSASTAKENSRTPLLDLDKEDVALARAKAKAKV
- a CDS encoding TetR family transcriptional regulator, with protein sequence MTRSETTGATSEKETVKRTRNPEKTRENILRVAMTEFADKGLTGARIDEIAAKTATTKRMLYYYFGDKDGLYRAVLQRAYEEIRYEESQLDVDHLEPTEAIRALAELTFDHHEAHPDFIRLVAIENTNRGVNLVQAEGLPETQAPAIRTLERILQRGQEAGIFRTDTTALDIHMLISSYCVFRVANRYTFKALFDWDLTGAENRPHLRAMIGDVVLAYLQQPGKV
- a CDS encoding ATP-binding cassette domain-containing protein; this encodes MSTIEQMPVDTEPGGGGKIPLIELKHVGKQYGNIIALEDINLRVRAGEVTGVLGDNGAGKSTLIKIIAGLHQQSSGELLVDGESITFDSPKEALSKGIATVYQDLAVVSLMPVWRNFFLGQELRKGPLKSLDANAMRATTKSELSKMGIDLPDVDAPIGSLSGGQRQCVAIARAIFFGARVLILDEPTAALGVKQSGMVLRYISAAKEQGFGVVFITHNPHHAYMVGDHFVLLNRGRQKLDCTYDEISLEELTQQMAGGDELEALTHELRR